One genomic segment of Sorex araneus isolate mSorAra2 chromosome X, mSorAra2.pri, whole genome shotgun sequence includes these proteins:
- the GAREM2 gene encoding GRB2-associated and regulator of MAPK protein 2 isoform X1: protein MEKLAAGLAGLRWSMGAFPLDLIVSRCRLPTLACLGPGEYAEGVSERDILLIHSCRQWTTVTAHTLEEGHYVIGPKIDIPLQYPGKFKLLEQARDVREPVRYFSSVEEVASVFPDRIFVMEAITFSVKVVSGEFSEDSEVYNFTLHAGDELTLMGQAEILCAKSTKERSRFTTLLRKLGRAGALAGMGGGGPGTPGTAGGGSGGGGGGARSLKGKMPCLICMNHRTNESLSLPFQCQGRFSTRSPLELQMQEGEHTVRAIIERVRLPVNVLVPSRPPRNPYDLHPVREGHCYKLVSIISKTVVLGLALRREGPAPLHFLLLTDTPRFALPQGLLAGDPRVERLVRDSASYCRERFDPDEYSTAVREAPAELADDGASPRRARLCLPAPPRAPARAPGPPGDGDQDYVSPDWAAAPEPAAPPAEIPYEELWAHQAADGPGEGRSRPPPGPDLISFGTGGPPHLEPEAPPPPVPPKSEAVKEECRLLNAPPVPPRGGNGSSWLSGSPPVPPRFPKLQPVHSPSSSLSYYCSGLQDGVGARSGSGSPSPDAYSLYCYPCTWGDCKAGESSSRPAPGTLPSTTQPSQATRALAEPLSSRPASLLGADTPVKTYHSCPPLFKSSHPQKRFAPFGALNPFSGPTPASGAPVASNPAYSPGPAPSGPAYCAAPASCPASSSSSSEWQEPVLEPLDPFELGQGSPPEPDLLRGPEPRAVGAPGPGPRLSPLGPPKAFEPEGLVLRQVSAPLSPAALQGPEAGGGSRLLLPPGRLEGPPASPRDGAVAWQPPADLSALSLEEVSRSLRFIGLSEDVVSFFARERIDGSIFVQLSEDILADDFRLTKLQVKKIMQFIKGWRPKI, encoded by the exons ATGGAGAAGCTGGCGGCCGGGCTGGCCGGGCTGCGCTGGAGCATGGGCGCCTTCCCGCTGGACCTCATCGTCAGCCGCTGCCGCCTGCCCACGCTCGCCTGTCTCGGGCCAG GGGAGTACGCCGAGGGCGTCAGTGAGCGCGACATCCTGCTCATCCACTCCTGCCGCCAGTGGACCACCGTGACGGCCCACACGCTGGAGGAGGGCCACTACGTCATCGGGCCCAAGATCGACATCCCCCTGCAGTACCCAG GGAAGTTCAAGCTGCTGGAGCAGGCCCGGGATGTGCGGGAGCCGGTGCGGTACTTCAGCAGCGTGGAGGAGGTGGCCAGCGTCTTCCCAGACCGCATCTTTGTGATGGAGGCCATCACGTTCAGCGTCAAG GTGGTGTCGGGCGAGTTCAGCGAGGACAGCGAGGTGTACAACTTCACGCTGCACGCGGGCGACGAGCTCACGCTCATGGGCCAGGCGGAGATCCTGTGCGCCAAGAGCACCAAGGAGCGCTCGCGCTTCACCACGCTGTTGCGCaagctgggccgggccggggcgctgGCGGGCATGGGGGGTGgcggccccgggacccccgggaccgcaggcggcggcagcggcggcggcggcgggggcgcgcgctCGCTCAAGGGCAAGATGCCGTGCCTCATCTGCATGAACCACCGCACCAACGAGAGCCTGAGCCTGCCCTTCCAGTGCCAGGGCCGCTTCAGCACGCGCAGCCCGCTGGAGCTGCAGATGCAGGAGGGCGAGCACACGGTGCGGGCCATCATCGAGCGCGTGCGGCTGCCCGTGAACGTGCTGGTGCCCAGCCGGCCGCCGCGCAACCCCTACGACCTGCACCCGGTGCGGGAGGGCCACTGCTACAAGCTGGTGAGCATCATCTCCAAGAccgtggtgctggggctggcgcTGCGCCGCGAGGGCCCGGCGCCGCTGCACTTCCTGCTGCTCACCGACACGCCGCGCTTCGCGCTGCCGCAGGGCCTGCTGGCCGGGGACCCGCGCGTGGAGCGCCTGGTGCGCGACAGCGCCTCCTACTGCCGCGAGCGCTTCGACCCCGACGAGTACTCGACGGCCGTGCGCGAGGCGCCCGCCGAGCTGGCCGACGACGGCGCCAGCCCGCGCCGCGCGCGCCTCTGcctgcccgcgcccccgcgcgcgcccgcccgcgcccccggcccgcccggcgaCGGCGACCAGGACTACGTGAGCCCCGACTGGGCCGCCGCGCCCgagcccgccgcgccgcccgccgagATCCCCTACGAGGAGCTGTGGGCGCACCAGGCGGCCGACGGCCCGGGCGAGGGGCGCTCCCGGCCGCCCCCGGGGCCCGATCTCATCTCCTTCGGGACCGGCGGGCCGCCCCATCTGGAGCCCGAGGCGCcgccccctcctgtcccccccaAATCCGAAGCG GTGAAGGAAGAGTGTCGCCTGCTCAACGCCCCGCCGGTGCCCCCGAGAGGTGGCAACGGCAGCAGCTGGCTGTCGGGCAGCCCTCCGGTGCCCCCACGCTTCCCCAAGCTGCAGCCCGTCCActcccccagctccagcctctcctactactgctctggcctccaGGATGG GGTTGGCGCCCGCAGCGGCAGCGGCTCGCCCTCGCCCGATGCCTACTCGCTCTACTGCTACCCCTGCACCTGGGGAGACTGCAAGGCCGGCGAGTCCTCCAGCCGCCCGGCCCCGGGGACGCTGCCCTCCACCACGCAGCCCAGCCAGGCCACCAGGGCCCTGGCAGAGCCCCTGAGCAGCCGACCGGCCTCCCTCCTGGGCGCCGACACCCCTGTCAAGACCTACCACAGCTGCCCGCCTCTGTTCAAGTCCTCGCACCCCCAGAAACGCTTTGCTCCGTTTGGCGCGCTTAACCCCTTTTCGGGGCCCACCCCTGCCTCGGGGGCCCCAGTCGCCTCCAACCCTGCGTattccccaggcccagccccgtcAGGCCCGGCCTACTGTGCGGCTCCGGCCTCCTGCCCcgcctcgtcctcgtcctcctcagAGTGGCAAGAGCCCGTCCTGGAACCCTTGGACCCCTTTGAACTGGGCCAGGGCAGTCCCCCAGAGCCTGACCTGCTGCGCGGTCCGGAGCCCAGGGCTGTGGGGGCGCCTGGGCCGGGACCCCGCCTTTCACCCCTTGGACCCCCCAAGGCCTTTGAGCCAGAAGGTTTGGTGCTGCGGCAAGTCTCTGCTCCGTTGTCACCAGCAGCCCTGCAGGGGCCCGAGGCTGGCGGTGGCTCCCGCCTCCTGCTTCCGCCAGGGCGCCTGGAGGGGCCTCCTGCCAGTCCCCGGGATGGGGCCGTGGCCTGGCAGCCCCCCGCCGACTTGTCGGCGCTCTCCCTGGAGGAGGTGTCCCGCAGCCTGCGTTTCATCGGGCTCTCGGAGGACGTGGTCAGTTTCTTCGCCCGGGAACGCATCGACGGCAGCATCTTTGTGCAGCTCAGTGAAGATATCCTGGCAGACGACTTCCGCCTCACCAAGCTGCAGGTCAAGAAGATCATGCAGTTCATCAAAGGCTGGCGCCCTAAGATCTGA
- the GAREM2 gene encoding GRB2-associated and regulator of MAPK protein 2 isoform X2 has product MEKLAAGLAGLRWSMGAFPLDLIVSRCRLPTLACLGPGEYAEGVSERDILLIHSCRQWTTVTAHTLEEGHYVIGPKIDIPLQYPGKFKLLEQARDVREPVRYFSSVEEVASVFPDRIFVMEAITFSVKVVSGEFSEDSEVYNFTLHAGDELTLMGQAEILCAKSTKERSRFTTLLRKLGRAGALAGMGGGGPGTPGTAGGGSGGGGGGARSLKGKMPCLICMNHRTNESLSLPFQCQGRFSTRSPLELQMQEGEHTVRAIIERVRLPVNVLVPSRPPRNPYDLHPVREGHCYKLGLLAGDPRVERLVRDSASYCRERFDPDEYSTAVREAPAELADDGASPRRARLCLPAPPRAPARAPGPPGDGDQDYVSPDWAAAPEPAAPPAEIPYEELWAHQAADGPGEGRSRPPPGPDLISFGTGGPPHLEPEAPPPPVPPKSEAVKEECRLLNAPPVPPRGGNGSSWLSGSPPVPPRFPKLQPVHSPSSSLSYYCSGLQDGVGARSGSGSPSPDAYSLYCYPCTWGDCKAGESSSRPAPGTLPSTTQPSQATRALAEPLSSRPASLLGADTPVKTYHSCPPLFKSSHPQKRFAPFGALNPFSGPTPASGAPVASNPAYSPGPAPSGPAYCAAPASCPASSSSSSEWQEPVLEPLDPFELGQGSPPEPDLLRGPEPRAVGAPGPGPRLSPLGPPKAFEPEGLVLRQVSAPLSPAALQGPEAGGGSRLLLPPGRLEGPPASPRDGAVAWQPPADLSALSLEEVSRSLRFIGLSEDVVSFFARERIDGSIFVQLSEDILADDFRLTKLQVKKIMQFIKGWRPKI; this is encoded by the exons ATGGAGAAGCTGGCGGCCGGGCTGGCCGGGCTGCGCTGGAGCATGGGCGCCTTCCCGCTGGACCTCATCGTCAGCCGCTGCCGCCTGCCCACGCTCGCCTGTCTCGGGCCAG GGGAGTACGCCGAGGGCGTCAGTGAGCGCGACATCCTGCTCATCCACTCCTGCCGCCAGTGGACCACCGTGACGGCCCACACGCTGGAGGAGGGCCACTACGTCATCGGGCCCAAGATCGACATCCCCCTGCAGTACCCAG GGAAGTTCAAGCTGCTGGAGCAGGCCCGGGATGTGCGGGAGCCGGTGCGGTACTTCAGCAGCGTGGAGGAGGTGGCCAGCGTCTTCCCAGACCGCATCTTTGTGATGGAGGCCATCACGTTCAGCGTCAAG GTGGTGTCGGGCGAGTTCAGCGAGGACAGCGAGGTGTACAACTTCACGCTGCACGCGGGCGACGAGCTCACGCTCATGGGCCAGGCGGAGATCCTGTGCGCCAAGAGCACCAAGGAGCGCTCGCGCTTCACCACGCTGTTGCGCaagctgggccgggccggggcgctgGCGGGCATGGGGGGTGgcggccccgggacccccgggaccgcaggcggcggcagcggcggcggcggcgggggcgcgcgctCGCTCAAGGGCAAGATGCCGTGCCTCATCTGCATGAACCACCGCACCAACGAGAGCCTGAGCCTGCCCTTCCAGTGCCAGGGCCGCTTCAGCACGCGCAGCCCGCTGGAGCTGCAGATGCAGGAGGGCGAGCACACGGTGCGGGCCATCATCGAGCGCGTGCGGCTGCCCGTGAACGTGCTGGTGCCCAGCCGGCCGCCGCGCAACCCCTACGACCTGCACCCGGTGCGGGAGGGCCACTGCTACAAGCTG GGCCTGCTGGCCGGGGACCCGCGCGTGGAGCGCCTGGTGCGCGACAGCGCCTCCTACTGCCGCGAGCGCTTCGACCCCGACGAGTACTCGACGGCCGTGCGCGAGGCGCCCGCCGAGCTGGCCGACGACGGCGCCAGCCCGCGCCGCGCGCGCCTCTGcctgcccgcgcccccgcgcgcgcccgcccgcgcccccggcccgcccggcgaCGGCGACCAGGACTACGTGAGCCCCGACTGGGCCGCCGCGCCCgagcccgccgcgccgcccgccgagATCCCCTACGAGGAGCTGTGGGCGCACCAGGCGGCCGACGGCCCGGGCGAGGGGCGCTCCCGGCCGCCCCCGGGGCCCGATCTCATCTCCTTCGGGACCGGCGGGCCGCCCCATCTGGAGCCCGAGGCGCcgccccctcctgtcccccccaAATCCGAAGCG GTGAAGGAAGAGTGTCGCCTGCTCAACGCCCCGCCGGTGCCCCCGAGAGGTGGCAACGGCAGCAGCTGGCTGTCGGGCAGCCCTCCGGTGCCCCCACGCTTCCCCAAGCTGCAGCCCGTCCActcccccagctccagcctctcctactactgctctggcctccaGGATGG GGTTGGCGCCCGCAGCGGCAGCGGCTCGCCCTCGCCCGATGCCTACTCGCTCTACTGCTACCCCTGCACCTGGGGAGACTGCAAGGCCGGCGAGTCCTCCAGCCGCCCGGCCCCGGGGACGCTGCCCTCCACCACGCAGCCCAGCCAGGCCACCAGGGCCCTGGCAGAGCCCCTGAGCAGCCGACCGGCCTCCCTCCTGGGCGCCGACACCCCTGTCAAGACCTACCACAGCTGCCCGCCTCTGTTCAAGTCCTCGCACCCCCAGAAACGCTTTGCTCCGTTTGGCGCGCTTAACCCCTTTTCGGGGCCCACCCCTGCCTCGGGGGCCCCAGTCGCCTCCAACCCTGCGTattccccaggcccagccccgtcAGGCCCGGCCTACTGTGCGGCTCCGGCCTCCTGCCCcgcctcgtcctcgtcctcctcagAGTGGCAAGAGCCCGTCCTGGAACCCTTGGACCCCTTTGAACTGGGCCAGGGCAGTCCCCCAGAGCCTGACCTGCTGCGCGGTCCGGAGCCCAGGGCTGTGGGGGCGCCTGGGCCGGGACCCCGCCTTTCACCCCTTGGACCCCCCAAGGCCTTTGAGCCAGAAGGTTTGGTGCTGCGGCAAGTCTCTGCTCCGTTGTCACCAGCAGCCCTGCAGGGGCCCGAGGCTGGCGGTGGCTCCCGCCTCCTGCTTCCGCCAGGGCGCCTGGAGGGGCCTCCTGCCAGTCCCCGGGATGGGGCCGTGGCCTGGCAGCCCCCCGCCGACTTGTCGGCGCTCTCCCTGGAGGAGGTGTCCCGCAGCCTGCGTTTCATCGGGCTCTCGGAGGACGTGGTCAGTTTCTTCGCCCGGGAACGCATCGACGGCAGCATCTTTGTGCAGCTCAGTGAAGATATCCTGGCAGACGACTTCCGCCTCACCAAGCTGCAGGTCAAGAAGATCATGCAGTTCATCAAAGGCTGGCGCCCTAAGATCTGA